Proteins from a genomic interval of Chanodichthys erythropterus isolate Z2021 chromosome 8, ASM2448905v1, whole genome shotgun sequence:
- the LOC137024966 gene encoding gastrula zinc finger protein XlCGF57.1-like isoform X1, with product MMEFIKEESEDMKIEEVFSVKQEDTEEQTDLMLLKEESHELNKMDVFITGEKSFCCSQTEKISAQKRAQKTENLNRHMGIHLKGDSFLCHQCGMSFKFNKYLKTHMKIHTRDKPFTCSQCGKSFSLKLSLKTHMRIHTGDKPFTCSQCGKSFYHKISLKTHMMLHSGEKDFTCKQCGKSFSQQGNLTCHMRIHNGEKRFMCSECGKSFSLKLSLKTHMRIHTGEKPYSCTQCGMNFTYKESLDVHLISHTGESPYTCKLCGKSFLRKGNVKTHMRTHTGEKPYACPHCGKSFTHKGNLEVHIRIHTGEKPYSCTQCGRNFTYKESLDGHLISHTGESPYTCKVCGKSFSRKGKVQTHMRTHTGEKPFACPHCGKSFTHKGNLDVHMRIHTGEKPYTCLQCEESFMYHKDLKRHMQNHSGKT from the exons atgatggagtttattaaagaggagagtgaagacatgaagattgaagaagtattcagtgtgaaacaagaagatactgaggaacaaacag ACCTGATGCTGCTGAAAGAGGAGAGTCACGAACTGAATAAAATGGATGTTTTCATAACTGGAGAAAAATCTTTTTGTTGTTCACAGACTGAAAAGATTTCAGCACAAAAACGAGCTCAAAAGACAGAAAACCTTAATCGCCACATGGGGATTCACCTTAAAGGGGACAGTTTTTTATGTCATCAGTGTGGAATGAGTTTCAAATTCAATAAATACCTAAAGACtcacatgaaaattcacaccAGAGACAAGCCTTTCACGTGCtctcaatgtggaaagagtttcagtcttAAACTAAGTCTCAAGactcacatgagaattcacactggagacaAGCCTTTCACTTGCtctcaatgtggaaagagtttctatcATAAAATAAGTCTCAAGACTCACATGATGCTTCACTCTGGAGAGAAGGATTTCACCTGTAAacagtgtgggaagagcttctCACAGCAAGGAAATCTTACAtgtcacatgagaattcacaatGGAGAGAAGCGTTTCATGTGCTCtgaatgtggaaagagtttcagtcttAAACTAAGTCTCAAGactcacatgagaattcacactggagagaagccttattCCTGCACCCAATGTGGAATGAATTTTACATATAAAGAATCCCTTGATGTCCACTTGATaagtcacactggagagagTCCTTATACCTGCAAACTGTGTGGGAAGAGCTTCTTGCGAAAAGGAAATGTTAAGACtcacatgagaactcacactggagagaagccatatGCCTGCCCtcactgtggaaagagtttcacacataaAGGAAACCTTGAGGTTCACataagaattcacactggagagaagccttattCCTGCACCCAATGTGGAAGGAATTTTACATATAAAGAATCCCTTGATGGCCACTTGATaagtcacactggagagagTCCTTATACCTGCAAAGTGTGTGGGAAGAGCTTCTCACGAAAAGGAAAAGTTCAGACtcacatgagaactcacactggagagaagccgtttgCCTGCCCtcactgtggaaagagtttcacacataaAGGAAACCTTGAtgttcacatgagaattcacactggagagaagccttacacgtGTCTTCAGTGTGAAGAAAGTTTCATGTATCATAAAGACCTAAAGCGTCATATGCAAAATCATTCTGGAAAGACATAG
- the LOC137024966 gene encoding gastrula zinc finger protein XlCGF57.1-like isoform X2: protein MGIHLKGDSFLCHQCGMSFKFNKYLKTHMKIHTRDKPFTCSQCGKSFSLKLSLKTHMRIHTGDKPFTCSQCGKSFYHKISLKTHMMLHSGEKDFTCKQCGKSFSQQGNLTCHMRIHNGEKRFMCSECGKSFSLKLSLKTHMRIHTGEKPYSCTQCGMNFTYKESLDVHLISHTGESPYTCKLCGKSFLRKGNVKTHMRTHTGEKPYACPHCGKSFTHKGNLEVHIRIHTGEKPYSCTQCGRNFTYKESLDGHLISHTGESPYTCKVCGKSFSRKGKVQTHMRTHTGEKPFACPHCGKSFTHKGNLDVHMRIHTGEKPYTCLQCEESFMYHKDLKRHMQNHSGKT from the coding sequence ATGGGGATTCACCTTAAAGGGGACAGTTTTTTATGTCATCAGTGTGGAATGAGTTTCAAATTCAATAAATACCTAAAGACtcacatgaaaattcacaccAGAGACAAGCCTTTCACGTGCtctcaatgtggaaagagtttcagtcttAAACTAAGTCTCAAGactcacatgagaattcacactggagacaAGCCTTTCACTTGCtctcaatgtggaaagagtttctatcATAAAATAAGTCTCAAGACTCACATGATGCTTCACTCTGGAGAGAAGGATTTCACCTGTAAacagtgtgggaagagcttctCACAGCAAGGAAATCTTACAtgtcacatgagaattcacaatGGAGAGAAGCGTTTCATGTGCTCtgaatgtggaaagagtttcagtcttAAACTAAGTCTCAAGactcacatgagaattcacactggagagaagccttattCCTGCACCCAATGTGGAATGAATTTTACATATAAAGAATCCCTTGATGTCCACTTGATaagtcacactggagagagTCCTTATACCTGCAAACTGTGTGGGAAGAGCTTCTTGCGAAAAGGAAATGTTAAGACtcacatgagaactcacactggagagaagccatatGCCTGCCCtcactgtggaaagagtttcacacataaAGGAAACCTTGAGGTTCACataagaattcacactggagagaagccttattCCTGCACCCAATGTGGAAGGAATTTTACATATAAAGAATCCCTTGATGGCCACTTGATaagtcacactggagagagTCCTTATACCTGCAAAGTGTGTGGGAAGAGCTTCTCACGAAAAGGAAAAGTTCAGACtcacatgagaactcacactggagagaagccgtttgCCTGCCCtcactgtggaaagagtttcacacataaAGGAAACCTTGAtgttcacatgagaattcacactggagagaagccttacacgtGTCTTCAGTGTGAAGAAAGTTTCATGTATCATAAAGACCTAAAGCGTCATATGCAAAATCATTCTGGAAAGACATAG